The window GTCTACGGAGGAGAGGGCCGGTGGATAGAGGTAAAGAAGCATTGCATATCCCGGCACCAGATACAGCAGAGCCGCCACAGCCAACAGCCCCAACCCCTCTAATACCGCTGATCCTGCCTCCAGAGCCATTCCCCATAAATCATACGTCAGCCGGAAGGCCAGTTGTGCGTCCAGGGGCTCGTGGTCCCGATAGGCCGCGCCATCCAAGTAGGCCTCGCCGGAGGCGGCGCCCACCCGTACCGTGCCCATGCCCTCCAGTTCTAGAAAGGCGTAACGATAGGCGCCATGGGAATGGTTATCGGGCGGGAAAGAGAACCGGTAGAAACCCGGCGTGATTACATTCTCCAGCGGGAGAGCGGCCACGGCCAGGTCTGTGGGGGATTGGGGCTCAGAGCGCAGGCGAAGCAGAAGACGGCCCGTCGTTCCCGGTTCCGGCTCCAGCCAGAACTCTATGCCATTTAGCCCGCCGTGCCGAGCAACAAAGGTCTGACCGATAGTGTGGTCAGGTTTCAGAACGAGAGCCGCTTCGGGCACAACAGCGGGCTGATCTCGGTCTACAAAATCAGAACAGCCAGTAAGGAGAAAAAGTGCCGTAAATAGCAGTAACCTGAGGCACACCTTCCTGAGATTACTCCTCGGAGAACAGGACAACCCCTTTTCTGCCGTCAGCATGCCTTAAGGCCCCACTCCCTCAAGGGGTAAACTAAGGCTTCAGACGGATTTTGCTGAATTCTTTTTCAGCCCAGGCTATGGCGTCCTCAGGAGCTTTTGCTCCGGATATTACGTCGTTCATGGTCCTGTACAGGATGCTGCGGATGGCCTCCCAGCCGTAAATTGATGGCTCGCTCTTGGCATAAGGAATAAACTCCATGGCTTTTCTAAGCAATGGGTGGTTTTTGAAAAGAGGTGACTCGGCAGCAGAGATGCGAACAGGCAAGTAGCCAGTCGCTACAGACCAGCGGGCGTTTTGCTCAGGCCCGGTAAACCATTTTAGGAAAAGCCAGGAGGCCAGTTGCCTTTCGGGTGTAGTTTTAAAGATGCAAACCGATGGCCCATATATGTCCACCACAGGAGTAGAAGTCTCAGCCGGGGGAAGAGCGATGGACCAGTTAAACGGGGGTTTTGCCGCCTGATAGTAAGGGATGCCAGCAGTGGAGCCGAAGGTAAAGATGGCCTTTTGGTTAGCAAAATCCTCTTGATCTTGATAGCGCTCTTTAACTTTGTAGGCAAGGCCTTCGTCTATCAGCTTTTCCAGG of the Anaerolineae bacterium genome contains:
- a CDS encoding DUF1616 domain-containing protein encodes the protein MPEAALVLKPDHTIGQTFVARHGGLNGIEFWLEPEPGTTGRLLLRLRSEPQSPTDLAVAALPLENVITPGFYRFSFPPDNHSHGAYRYAFLELEGMGTVRVGAASGEAYLDGAAYRDHEPLDAQLAFRLTYDLWGMALEAGSAVLEGLGLLAVAALLYLVPGYAMLLYLYPPALSSVDGGRGAGVGIPWPTRMGLAAGLSLALYPLLFLWTDLVGLRLGPFYAWGPAVLGLAALAWRYRRWRPRQGWEALRQWARSDALWPDLAFVFVLVLVFGVRLLVVRTLDAPMWGDSYQHAVIAQLLVDNGGLFDSWEPYT